In the bacterium genome, one interval contains:
- a CDS encoding acyl-CoA thioesterase: MTSSDTEASEGRLQLQGRGRRGARLHECSTELEVPFHDVDALRIVWHGHYYKYMEIARTQLLRSRKLDVKDLISLGHGLLVIESACRHTAPLRYGDRVRIAAWFGDVTHRILIAYELSNLSLGVRSARGHTTLVATTPTGEMLHRTPDSIAARLLPRGPSTDELQGATR; encoded by the coding sequence ATGACCTCCTCTGACACTGAAGCCAGCGAAGGCCGACTTCAACTCCAGGGGCGCGGGAGGCGCGGTGCTAGGCTGCACGAGTGCAGCACCGAGCTAGAGGTTCCGTTTCACGACGTGGATGCGCTTCGGATCGTCTGGCACGGCCACTACTACAAGTACATGGAGATCGCGCGCACGCAGCTACTGCGCTCGCGCAAGCTCGATGTGAAGGATCTGATCTCGCTCGGCCACGGATTGCTGGTGATCGAGAGCGCGTGCCGCCACACCGCGCCGCTGCGCTACGGGGACCGGGTCCGGATTGCCGCCTGGTTCGGAGACGTGACGCACCGCATCCTGATCGCCTACGAACTTTCGAACCTGAGCCTGGGAGTGCGCAGCGCGCGCGGGCACACCACGCTCGTGGCGACGACGCCGACCGGTGAGATGCTGCACCGCACGCCCGACTCGATCGCCGCACGTCTTCTGCCCCGCGGGCCCAGCACCGACGAGCTCCAAGGAGCGACGCGGTGA
- a CDS encoding 3-hydroxylacyl-ACP dehydratase yields MTRELPPVAEVIPHSGNMLLLSDILSHDPEGETVCLVIVDQVPSFRDAAGHLPSWIGLELMAQCVAVYGGLVDRERGDPPRLGFLLGSRSLVFHRVLYNPGQRLEVSATRTWGAASGMVSFDCAVRDAATAEILAEGRLNCFIPEKGVALEALP; encoded by the coding sequence GTGACCCGTGAGTTGCCACCGGTCGCAGAGGTGATCCCTCATTCCGGAAACATGCTCCTGCTTTCCGACATCCTGAGTCACGATCCAGAGGGCGAAACGGTGTGCCTCGTCATCGTCGATCAAGTTCCCTCGTTTCGTGACGCCGCGGGTCATCTGCCCTCATGGATCGGGCTCGAACTCATGGCGCAATGCGTGGCTGTATACGGAGGACTCGTGGATCGGGAACGAGGCGATCCACCTCGCCTCGGTTTCCTGCTGGGCTCCAGGAGTCTGGTCTTTCATCGCGTGCTGTACAATCCCGGACAACGCCTCGAAGTAAGCGCCACTCGAACCTGGGGTGCGGCTTCCGGCATGGTGTCGTTCGACTGCGCGGTCAGAGATGCCGCGACAGCCGAGATCCTGGCGGAAGGGCGACTAAACTGCTTCATCCCAGAGAAGGGCGTAGCACTGGAGGCATTGCCATGA
- a CDS encoding radical SAM protein, protein MRVAFVSGNREKLPDAVIPLGILSVLASTPDRHEKRLIDLCFERYPTKALQSELESFRPDVIGLGMRNIQNADYTGNDDHLAYYTELITAARQVSSAPIVLGGSGFSVAPKELMERLQPDYGIAGEAEASFPQLLDRLEGRTPLDQQIGGLFARQNGRITTTPADEFLNLATLAMVDRSLLDPRYYERYGIDSVQTKRGCPLHCDYCTYPTIEGRVGRLRPPTAVVDEMHLALEQQPEIRHFFLVDSVFNLPRSHAKDVCRELISRDWRIPWTCYANPLGFDREFARLARNAGCTGMEIGSDSGVDRTLERLRKGFTTQQIREMHKVCKDEGIPDCHTFILGTRDETLEDVERSLEFIVSLDPYAAILTIWVEDYEALDPELRRDRLRLRARIEERLSEHKDEFPYWIIPPLGVNFDRGLFRRLRRQGLHGPLWQYLRSTDEVEALGAAFRARARSVP, encoded by the coding sequence GTGCGAGTCGCGTTCGTATCCGGAAACCGCGAGAAGCTGCCCGATGCCGTGATCCCGCTCGGCATCCTTAGCGTGCTGGCCAGCACGCCGGACCGCCACGAGAAGCGACTGATCGATCTTTGCTTCGAGCGTTACCCAACGAAGGCGCTGCAGTCCGAACTCGAGTCCTTCCGACCCGACGTGATTGGGCTCGGCATGCGCAACATCCAGAATGCGGATTATACAGGCAACGACGACCATCTCGCCTACTACACGGAGCTGATCACCGCAGCGCGGCAAGTCAGCTCAGCCCCGATCGTGCTCGGCGGGTCAGGGTTCAGCGTGGCGCCGAAAGAGCTGATGGAGCGCCTTCAGCCCGACTACGGGATCGCAGGCGAGGCCGAGGCGTCCTTTCCGCAGTTGCTCGATCGGCTTGAGGGACGCACGCCGTTGGACCAGCAGATTGGCGGGCTGTTCGCGCGCCAGAACGGTCGCATCACAACGACACCGGCGGATGAGTTTCTGAACCTCGCGACGCTAGCGATGGTCGACCGCTCGCTGCTCGATCCGCGCTACTACGAACGCTACGGCATCGACTCCGTCCAGACCAAACGGGGCTGCCCGCTGCACTGCGACTACTGCACCTATCCGACGATCGAGGGACGGGTCGGGCGCCTGCGCCCGCCGACTGCAGTCGTCGACGAGATGCACCTCGCACTCGAGCAGCAGCCGGAGATCAGGCACTTTTTCCTAGTGGACTCGGTCTTCAACCTGCCGCGCTCCCATGCCAAGGACGTGTGCCGCGAACTGATCTCGCGAGACTGGCGCATCCCGTGGACCTGCTACGCCAACCCGTTGGGCTTCGATCGCGAGTTCGCGCGGCTCGCGCGCAACGCGGGCTGCACTGGAATGGAGATCGGCTCCGACTCTGGCGTCGATCGCACCCTGGAACGCCTGCGGAAAGGTTTCACTACGCAGCAGATCCGCGAGATGCACAAGGTCTGCAAGGACGAGGGCATTCCCGACTGTCACACCTTCATCCTCGGCACGCGCGACGAAACGCTCGAAGACGTAGAGCGTTCGCTCGAATTCATCGTCTCGCTCGACCCCTACGCCGCGATCCTGACCATTTGGGTGGAAGACTACGAGGCGCTGGACCCCGAACTGCGGCGCGATCGGCTGCGCCTGCGCGCGCGCATCGAGGAGCGGCTGTCCGAGCACAAGGACGAGTTCCCCTACTGGATCATCCCGCCGCTCGGCGTCAACTTCGACCGTGGTCTGTTCCGCAGGCTGCGGCGCCAGGGATTGCACGGACCACTGTGGCAATATCTGCGCTCGACTGACGAGGTCGAGGCACTGGGCGCGGCATTCAGGGCGCGCGCTCGTTCGGTCCCGTGA
- a CDS encoding beta-ketoacyl-ACP synthase: protein MRRVVVTGMGGLCPLGNDWKTVSEGLRSGSSAVEFLAELERFEGMNTRLAARVHDFEAPSHYPRKRTRSMGRVSLLATRATELALLDAGLLDDPVIRSGRAGISYGSTSGSPPALTVYAVNIETKSTLHGIRATDYLQVMSHTVPANLAQFFELKGRVVTTCSACTSGSQGIGYGYEAVQSGKQDVMITGGAEEYHAIDSAVFDIMYATSTRNSTPHETPRPFDVDRDGLVVGEGAATFVLEELEHARARGAQIHAELVGYGTNCDGKHMTNPDSDGMQQVMELCLEDAGLDASTVGYVNAHGTATEAGDIAESQATRRVFGERLPISSLKSYIGHTLGACGAIEAWLTIEMMREGWFAPTINLDSVDPRCGELDYIREGIRELETEYVMSNNFAFGGINTSLAFRRWSGQ from the coding sequence ATGCGGCGCGTCGTCGTCACCGGCATGGGCGGCCTGTGCCCCCTCGGAAACGACTGGAAGACCGTCTCGGAGGGGCTTCGCAGTGGCTCCTCGGCCGTGGAGTTTCTCGCCGAACTCGAACGCTTCGAGGGCATGAATACGCGCCTGGCAGCGCGCGTGCACGACTTCGAGGCGCCCTCGCACTACCCCCGCAAGCGCACGCGCAGCATGGGACGCGTATCGCTACTCGCCACGCGCGCCACCGAGCTGGCCTTGCTGGATGCCGGGCTCTTGGACGATCCGGTGATCAGGAGCGGGCGCGCCGGTATCTCTTACGGTTCCACCAGCGGCAGCCCGCCGGCTCTCACCGTGTACGCGGTGAACATCGAGACCAAGAGCACGTTGCACGGTATCCGCGCCACCGACTACCTGCAGGTCATGAGCCACACGGTTCCCGCGAACCTGGCTCAGTTCTTCGAGTTGAAAGGCCGCGTAGTCACGACGTGCAGCGCCTGCACCTCCGGTAGTCAGGGAATCGGCTACGGCTACGAAGCGGTTCAGTCGGGCAAGCAGGACGTAATGATCACGGGAGGCGCCGAGGAGTACCACGCGATCGACTCCGCAGTGTTCGACATCATGTACGCGACATCGACCCGAAACTCGACTCCCCACGAGACGCCGCGACCCTTCGACGTCGACCGCGACGGGCTCGTCGTTGGTGAGGGTGCGGCCACATTCGTGCTCGAAGAACTGGAACACGCGCGCGCGCGCGGCGCCCAGATTCATGCCGAGCTCGTTGGCTACGGGACCAACTGCGACGGTAAACACATGACCAATCCGGACTCCGATGGCATGCAGCAGGTGATGGAGCTCTGCCTCGAGGACGCCGGGCTCGACGCTTCTACCGTCGGCTACGTGAATGCTCACGGCACGGCGACAGAGGCCGGGGACATCGCCGAGAGCCAGGCGACCCGGCGCGTGTTCGGCGAGCGATTACCGATCAGCTCGCTCAAGAGTTACATCGGCCACACATTGGGCGCCTGCGGCGCGATCGAGGCCTGGCTTACCATCGAAATGATGCGCGAGGGCTGGTTCGCTCCGACGATAAACCTGGACAGTGTGGATCCCCGCTGCGGTGAGCTGGACTACATTCGCGAGGGGATTCGCGAGCTCGAAACCGAGTACGTGATGAGCAACAACTTCGCGTTCGGCGGCATCAACACGTCGCTCGCCTTCCGGCGTTGGTCAGGGCAGTAA
- a CDS encoding long-chain fatty acid--CoA ligase, with amino-acid sequence MSGRVGPFPAAEQEGGPSELIRALESHASERPHELAIREDDVLGSGRQLTWQQLRDAAARLRGQLLRLSTDRIVLMLAVPNRIEAQIGLIGGLWAGADVLPVSPVSTETELRGLARRARVSLLIGDAAPRRALDGEIEQIIPVESLLEGESPAAGESMRCGPGVILLQSSGTTGLPKIVRRPASVLDAVGRNLCRALELRASDLMLVTIPLHHSYGIDFALMGATIAGCATELHSSFVPGRVRSALVAQRVSVWPAVPLMLDAVSASTGVGQPPALRRVISAGSPLPRRVFDQFEHCFGVRVGQVYGATEFGSVTYNDPADPDFDPDCCGRPLARVQLKLVRSDDPAGHQPLPAGAEGEVLVSAPSMLSGYVDSDDEPYVDGFVRSGDLGTLDDQGRLRLTGRLKLMIDVGAQSVNPLEVEACLARHPTVSEAVVIPVPFSDTAERLKAIAIPKRGEQVDSAALKRFAREHLAALKVPRVIEVREDVPRSPTGKILRGELIAAERAARAPAGGQR; translated from the coding sequence GTGAGCGGACGGGTCGGCCCCTTCCCGGCTGCGGAACAGGAAGGAGGGCCGTCGGAGCTGATTCGCGCACTCGAATCTCACGCGAGTGAGCGTCCACACGAGTTGGCGATCCGGGAGGACGACGTGCTCGGGAGCGGCCGCCAGCTCACGTGGCAGCAGCTGCGCGACGCTGCAGCGCGGCTGCGGGGGCAGCTGCTGCGATTGTCTACGGACAGGATAGTGTTGATGCTGGCGGTGCCGAACCGCATCGAGGCGCAGATCGGGCTTATCGGCGGTCTTTGGGCGGGCGCCGACGTACTTCCGGTCTCGCCTGTGTCGACTGAGACCGAGCTGCGGGGTTTGGCACGACGCGCGCGTGTGTCGCTCCTGATCGGGGATGCGGCGCCGCGCCGCGCGCTCGATGGAGAGATCGAGCAGATCATCCCGGTCGAGTCGCTGCTCGAAGGCGAGTCACCGGCAGCTGGGGAGTCGATGCGCTGCGGGCCCGGTGTGATCCTCCTGCAGAGTTCAGGGACCACGGGTTTGCCGAAGATCGTACGCCGGCCCGCTTCGGTGCTCGATGCCGTCGGGCGCAACCTCTGCCGTGCGCTCGAGCTTCGCGCATCCGATCTGATGCTGGTCACGATTCCGCTGCACCATTCGTACGGGATCGACTTCGCACTCATGGGCGCGACGATCGCCGGGTGTGCGACCGAGTTGCACTCCAGTTTTGTCCCGGGGCGGGTCCGGTCTGCGCTTGTCGCCCAGCGCGTCAGCGTATGGCCCGCGGTGCCCCTGATGCTGGATGCGGTCTCCGCCAGCACCGGGGTGGGGCAACCTCCGGCGCTGCGCCGTGTGATTTCCGCGGGGAGCCCGCTCCCGCGCCGCGTATTCGACCAGTTCGAGCATTGCTTCGGCGTTCGCGTCGGCCAGGTCTACGGCGCGACCGAGTTCGGTTCCGTCACCTACAACGACCCGGCCGACCCTGATTTCGATCCGGACTGCTGCGGCCGACCGCTTGCCAGGGTCCAGCTGAAGCTCGTGCGCAGTGATGATCCGGCAGGGCACCAACCGCTTCCGGCCGGTGCCGAAGGCGAGGTGCTCGTTTCGGCGCCGAGCATGCTCTCGGGCTATGTCGATTCCGACGACGAGCCCTACGTGGACGGGTTCGTACGCAGCGGAGACCTCGGGACGCTCGATGACCAGGGGAGGCTGCGGCTCACCGGACGTCTCAAGCTGATGATTGACGTCGGCGCCCAGAGCGTGAACCCGCTCGAAGTCGAGGCGTGTCTCGCCCGTCACCCCACGGTGTCGGAGGCGGTCGTGATTCCGGTCCCGTTCTCGGATACGGCGGAGCGCCTCAAGGCGATCGCGATCCCGAAGCGGGGCGAACAGGTGGATTCCGCGGCGCTGAAGCGCTTCGCTCGCGAGCACCTCGCGGCCCTCAAGGTTCCGCGTGTTATCGAAGTGCGCGAGGACGTGCCTCGTTCGCCGACCGGCAAGATCCTGCGCGGCGAGCTGATTGCGGCGGAGCGGGCGGCTCGCGCGCCCGCCGGGGGGCAGCGTTGA
- a CDS encoding glycosyltransferase family 2 protein — protein MRPCLLIPNYDHGSTMKDLLASLENLGLECIVVDDGSGAATQQILRALDERYSWVRVVMLPENRGKGEALRTGYRLAHSLGFTHAVQLDADGQHDAIDVPLFLEIAEQRPDALLLGMPSFENASRVRLYGRLLSCFWVWIETLSFEIRDPLCGLRSMPLGPTLGVLERTPCGDRMDFDPEIAVRLFWASVPVVNVPCRVRYFADGLSHFDFLWDNVRMTRLHVRLFFGMVTRLPWLLRRRSRN, from the coding sequence GTGAGGCCCTGCCTGCTGATCCCGAACTACGACCACGGATCGACGATGAAGGATCTGCTCGCCTCCCTCGAGAACCTGGGTCTGGAATGCATCGTGGTGGATGACGGCAGCGGTGCCGCAACACAGCAGATCCTACGAGCGCTAGACGAACGCTATAGTTGGGTTCGGGTCGTGATGCTGCCTGAAAACCGCGGCAAGGGTGAAGCGCTGCGCACAGGCTACCGCCTGGCCCACTCGCTCGGGTTCACGCACGCGGTCCAGCTCGATGCCGACGGCCAGCACGACGCGATCGACGTTCCCCTCTTTCTCGAAATCGCCGAGCAGCGGCCGGACGCGCTACTACTTGGCATGCCTAGCTTCGAAAACGCCTCGCGCGTTCGGCTTTACGGGCGCCTGTTGTCCTGCTTCTGGGTATGGATCGAGACGTTATCGTTCGAGATCCGCGATCCACTCTGCGGACTGCGCTCCATGCCGTTGGGCCCAACGCTTGGTGTTCTGGAGCGTACGCCTTGCGGCGATCGGATGGACTTCGACCCCGAGATCGCTGTGCGCCTGTTCTGGGCTTCGGTGCCGGTCGTCAACGTGCCGTGTCGCGTACGTTACTTTGCGGACGGTCTCTCGCACTTCGACTTCCTGTGGGACAATGTCCGCATGACGCGACTCCATGTGCGGCTGTTCTTTGGCATGGTCACGAGGCTTCCTTGGCTGCTGCGTCGTCGGAGCCGCAATTGA
- the fabG gene encoding 3-oxoacyl-ACP reductase FabG has protein sequence MKRRVLVTGGSRGIGRAIALELAADGFGVALNYRKQRDAAEAVVKEIEALGGEAGLLPFDVADRDQTRRALENEIERAGSFYGVVCNAGVRADGPFPGLSDEAWDHVLRTNLDGFYNVLHPLVMPMVRARKGGRIVTMSSLAGVVGNRGQVNYSASKAGLIAATRSLSLELAKRKITANSVAPGFIGTDMIEGLPEEMAKLIPMQRVGSPEEVAALVAFLFSDRASYITGQTISINGGMA, from the coding sequence ATGAAACGAAGAGTCCTGGTCACGGGAGGCAGTCGCGGCATCGGACGCGCGATCGCGCTGGAGCTGGCAGCCGACGGTTTCGGGGTCGCACTCAACTACCGCAAGCAGCGCGATGCGGCCGAGGCTGTGGTCAAGGAGATCGAGGCGCTGGGGGGAGAGGCCGGGCTCCTGCCCTTTGATGTCGCAGATCGCGATCAGACTCGCCGCGCGCTCGAGAACGAGATCGAGCGTGCCGGTTCGTTCTACGGCGTGGTATGCAACGCCGGCGTGCGTGCCGACGGTCCCTTCCCAGGGCTCAGCGACGAGGCCTGGGACCACGTCCTGCGCACGAACCTCGACGGCTTTTACAATGTGCTTCACCCGCTGGTGATGCCGATGGTTCGGGCACGCAAAGGTGGCCGCATCGTCACCATGTCGTCGCTGGCGGGTGTAGTCGGAAACCGCGGGCAGGTCAACTACAGCGCGTCGAAGGCCGGATTGATCGCGGCCACGCGTTCGCTTTCGTTGGAGCTGGCCAAGCGGAAGATCACAGCGAACAGCGTCGCACCCGGCTTCATCGGAACGGACATGATCGAGGGCCTTCCGGAGGAAATGGCGAAGCTGATCCCGATGCAGCGAGTCGGATCTCCTGAGGAAGTCGCCGCGCTAGTCGCCTTCCTGTTCTCAGATCGGGCCTCATACATCACCGGGCAGACCATCTCGATCAACGGCGGGATGGCCTGA
- a CDS encoding beta-ketoacyl-ACP synthase, which produces MAPELHSEPCALSALGMVSALGSTLDETWRRLIAGDQSGFRERGNLVGGGVHLLGEAPETLPDLPASLSRFDCRNNRLALVAFEGIRPAVERAIAHFGPARVAIVAGSSTAGVEAAEQAFEQRRRTGALSPSFDLVQLEFGGMPEFLGRISGAQGPCYALSTACSTGAKALISARGLLELGVCDAVIAGAVDSRCRLTANGFAALQAVSAVITNPMSRNRDGLTLGEGGALFLLTRDPEGIQLLGAGESSDAHHMSAPEPNGRGAEACMRAALQDASIRPDEIAYLNLHGTGTPHNDAMESAAVERVFNGSNVCCSSTKPLVGHTLGASGALEAGFCWLMLDRQQGGRLRVPPHRFDGQLDGELPQLRLAGDETWVDVGAEPMLMSNSFGFGGSNSALVLGRRSG; this is translated from the coding sequence ATGGCCCCCGAGCTGCATAGCGAGCCCTGCGCCCTGAGTGCCCTGGGAATGGTGAGTGCGCTCGGCAGCACGCTCGACGAGACTTGGCGGAGGCTGATCGCGGGCGACCAGTCGGGCTTCCGAGAGCGCGGGAATCTGGTCGGCGGCGGCGTGCACCTGTTGGGCGAGGCCCCTGAGACGCTGCCGGATCTGCCCGCGTCGCTTTCCCGCTTCGACTGTCGGAACAACCGCCTGGCGCTCGTCGCTTTCGAGGGGATCCGCCCGGCCGTCGAGCGCGCTATCGCGCACTTCGGGCCGGCCCGCGTAGCCATCGTCGCAGGCTCGAGCACCGCAGGCGTCGAGGCGGCGGAACAGGCGTTCGAGCAACGCCGCCGGACTGGAGCGCTCTCACCGTCGTTCGACCTGGTGCAGCTCGAGTTTGGCGGGATGCCCGAGTTCCTGGGCCGGATCTCGGGTGCGCAGGGTCCGTGTTACGCGCTTTCGACTGCGTGTTCGACGGGCGCCAAGGCGTTGATCTCCGCGCGCGGCCTGCTCGAGCTCGGGGTCTGCGATGCCGTGATCGCCGGCGCAGTCGACTCACGCTGCCGCCTTACGGCGAACGGGTTCGCCGCCTTGCAGGCGGTGTCCGCGGTCATCACCAACCCGATGAGCAGGAACCGGGACGGGCTCACACTGGGAGAGGGCGGGGCACTGTTTCTGCTGACGCGCGATCCCGAAGGCATCCAGCTTCTGGGCGCTGGCGAGTCGAGCGACGCGCACCACATGTCCGCGCCAGAGCCGAACGGGCGTGGAGCGGAGGCATGCATGCGCGCGGCGCTGCAGGACGCCAGTATTCGCCCGGACGAGATCGCCTATCTGAACCTGCACGGTACGGGCACGCCACATAACGACGCGATGGAGAGTGCAGCTGTCGAGCGTGTCTTCAACGGATCGAACGTCTGCTGCAGCTCGACCAAGCCGCTAGTAGGTCACACTCTGGGTGCGTCTGGCGCGCTGGAGGCGGGCTTTTGCTGGCTGATGCTGGACCGGCAGCAGGGAGGCCGCCTCCGCGTGCCCCCGCACCGCTTTGACGGCCAGCTCGACGGCGAGCTTCCGCAGCTCCGGCTCGCAGGCGACGAAACGTGGGTGGATGTCGGTGCCGAGCCCATGCTCATGAGCAATTCGTTCGGCTTTGGCGGAAGCAATTCCGCACTCGTGCTTGGCCGGAGGTCGGGGTGA
- a CDS encoding beta-ketoacyl synthase chain length factor, whose protein sequence is MSSVALKSWAAWSAGIESEKDWGDWARDPRPLRKDGAPALRFIPSLMRRRCDQLSRMMLHVAHECCGAALLPEVTSVFASRHGGFTTMVSLLECLAEDAKLSPARFSHSVLNTPAGLFSIWAGNQRASTCVSAGAHTFAYGFLEALSMLRRQPGRPVLLIVGDESIPEPLLELSDDDHGAHAVALLLDVEEGESLEFTLEPTPNGTDGDSNDFPQALQFVRWLFSSEPVLSLDCASNRFVCRR, encoded by the coding sequence GTGAGTTCTGTCGCCCTGAAGAGCTGGGCTGCGTGGTCGGCCGGGATCGAGAGCGAGAAGGACTGGGGCGATTGGGCGCGCGATCCGCGTCCGCTGCGGAAGGATGGAGCGCCCGCGCTACGTTTCATTCCATCGCTCATGCGTCGTCGCTGCGACCAGCTGAGCCGCATGATGCTGCACGTCGCGCACGAGTGCTGCGGCGCTGCGCTACTGCCCGAGGTGACCTCGGTCTTCGCCTCGCGTCACGGCGGATTCACCACCATGGTGTCGTTGCTCGAGTGCCTGGCCGAGGATGCCAAGCTGTCTCCGGCCCGGTTCAGTCACTCGGTCCTGAACACGCCGGCCGGCCTGTTCTCGATCTGGGCCGGGAACCAGCGGGCATCGACCTGCGTCTCGGCCGGTGCGCACACCTTCGCCTATGGATTTCTCGAGGCGCTCTCGATGCTGCGTAGGCAGCCGGGACGTCCGGTGCTGCTGATCGTGGGCGACGAGTCGATTCCCGAGCCGCTGCTCGAGCTCTCGGATGACGATCACGGGGCGCACGCGGTGGCGCTGCTGCTCGACGTCGAGGAAGGAGAGAGCCTCGAGTTCACTCTCGAGCCCACACCGAATGGAACGGATGGGGACTCCAACGACTTTCCGCAGGCCCTGCAGTTCGTCCGCTGGCTGTTCTCGAGCGAGCCTGTCCTGAGTCTCGATTGTGCATCGAACCGCTTCGTGTGCCGCCGCTAG